A genomic stretch from Salarias fasciatus chromosome 10, fSalaFa1.1, whole genome shotgun sequence includes:
- the fdxacb1 gene encoding ferredoxin-fold anticodon-binding domain-containing protein 1: MSPPRSILLVGEGNFSFSACASQRYSESQTSITATCLQHQEEALRHDGAATNIQTIKDSGGTVLFEVDCTKLGECASLQGRVFDRVVFNFPHCGRKSGVKKNRELLRNFFLSCVHVLAEDGEVHVSLCNGQGGTPVDQPKREWHNSWQVAAMAAEAHLILSDVRAFESEKHQQYKCTGYRSQDKGFHVEKALLHVFTRSHPYTPLQTLEIEEAVEEERVQYNIPAELSDYTFRRFLCADSVHPVKLVQDFLLQGLVEKWSVSMTTETIPFLLTAKQLQICCCGVDTAHCYWIHLLQKDSSSDVQSCTDREKNQEKEPLSAACTTTDKEDRVRSKTAQCLRSACSIDVDPEAEDCLYLLRPSLLPQMEELLSKKESLTNKVESHSKPEGNNRGVEHEGIEKEESCGDYNGVSNFLFGISDVVFRNVRIGLWNLPAFHELLLKGVFPSDSEPLKLLGDKLEAMLAPYGVSLLPEKGGLCLRAQPVGSVGKVFTTNASDNNSHISITVSLNLDLLAVVMFSLPDWRVLWSHDPRFLKQFSLRPSPGTPYRPFSLFPEHFSFDISFWTGSTWEEKKFYSAVREASRGTVEQVKLMDTFSHPDLSQTSYCYRLTYHSHTHALSHTRALQFHKHLECLLSTRLQVSIR, from the exons ATGTCTCCTCCACGGTCCATCTTGCTGGTGGGAGAAGGGAACTTCTCTTTCTCCGCCTGTGCCAGTCAGCGGTACTCGGAGTCTCAGACCAGCATTACGGCCACTTGCCTGCAGCATCAGGAGGAGGCACTGCGGCACGACGGTGCAGCCACCAACATCCAGACCATCAAGGACTCAG GTGGGACTGTTCTCTTTGAGGTGGACTGCACCAAGCTGGGGGAGTGTGCATCTCTGCAGGGCCGTGTGTTTGACCGTGTGGTGTTCAACTTCCCTCACTGCGGGAGGAAGAGCGGGGTCAAGAAGAACAGAGAGCTCCTCAGGAACTTCTTCCTCAG TTGTGTCCATGTGCTGGCTGAAGATGGGGAAGTTCATGTCTCCTTGTGCAACGGACAGGGTGGGACGCCAGTGGACCAGCCCAAGCGGGAGTGGCACAACAGCTGGCAGGTGGCTGCGATGGCCGCCGAAGCACACCTGATCCTCAGCGATGTCCGTGCCTTCGAAAGCGAGAAACACCAGCAGTACAAGTGCACTGGATACAG GAGCCAGGATAAGGGCTTCCATGTGGAGAAGGCTTTGCTGCATGTGTTTACTCGCAGCCATCCCTACACCCCTCTTCAGACACTTGAAATCGAGGAGGCTGTTGAAGAGGAACGAGTCCAGTACAACATACCAGCAGAGCTCAGTGATTATACATTCAG GAGATTTCTCTGCGCCGATTCAGTTCATCCTGTGAAACTGGTGCAAGATTTTCTTCTCCAAGGACTAGTTGAGAAGTGGTCAGTCTCCATGACGACAGAGACTATTCCCTTTCTCCTCACAGCCAAACAGCTGCAGATATGCTGCTGTGGTGTTGACACTGCTCACTGCTACTGGATCCACCTGCTTCAGAAAGACTCCTCCTCTGATGTGCAAAGTTgtacagacagagaaaaaaatcaggaaaaagaGCCTCTGTCAGCAGCATGTACTACCACAGATAAAGAAGACCGGGTAAGGAGCAAAACAGCACAATGCCTAAGGTCTGCATGCTCTATTGATGTGGATCCAGAAGCCGAAGATTGTCTTTATTTGCTGCGTCCATCATTGCTTCCTCAGATGGAAGAGCTCTTAAGTAAAAAAGAGTCTCTAACTAACAAGGTCGAGTCCCACTCTAAGCCTGAAGGGAATAATAGAGGCGTGGAACATGAAGGGATTGAAAAGGAGGAGAGCTGTGGCGACTACAATGGTGTTTCCAACTTTTTGTTTGGTATTAGTGACGTTGTATTCAGGAATGTGCGCATTGGTCTTTGGAATTTGCCTGCGTTTCATGAGCTTCTCCTCAAAGGGGTTTTCCCCTCAGACAGTGAGCCATTAAAATTGCTTGGAGACAAACTGGAAGCCATGCTTGCTCCTTACGGGGTCTCCCTGCTACCAGAGAAGGGGGGTCTGTGTCTCAGAGCACAGCCTGTGGGATCAGTCGGCAAAGTGTTTACAACCAATGCCAGTGACAACAACAGCCATATTAGCATCACTGTGTCCCTAAATTTGGACCTCCTCGCTGTGGTCATGTTCTCCCTCCCTGACTGGCGGGTTCTGTGGTCACACGACCCACgttttctgaaacagttttCACTCCGGCCCTCACCAGGAACTCCCTATCGGCCGTTTTCCCTCTTTCCTGAGCACTTCAGCTTCGATATCAGCTTCTGGACAGGGTCCACATGGGAGGAAAAGAAGTTTTATAGTGCAGTTCGAGAGGCCAGCCGTGGGACCGTGGAGCAAGTTAAACTGATGGATACATTCTCACATCCTGATCTGAGTCAGACCAGTTACTGTTACAGGCTCACGTATCACTCGCACACGCATGCTCTGTCACACACGAGAGCCCTCCAGTTTCACAAGCACCTGGAGTGTCTACTTTCAACTCGACTGCAGGTGTCCATCAGGTAG
- the LOC115395623 gene encoding LOW QUALITY PROTEIN: serine/threonine-protein kinase Chk1-like (The sequence of the model RefSeq protein was modified relative to this genomic sequence to represent the inferred CDS: deleted 1 base in 1 codon): MVVPFVQDWDVVQTLGEGAYGEVRLLVNRQTEEAVALKVIGTSQAKDCNENVRKEVCIHKMLSHPNIVRFFGHRKEGPTVYLFLEYCSGGELFDRIEPDVGMSETDAHRFFQQLISAVEYLHSVGITHRDIKPENILLNDKDDLKLSDFGLATVFRFRGNERLLNRLCGTLPYVAPELLSQTEYKAQPADIWACGIVLTAMLAGELPWDQPTESCQEYSDWLQKKTYLTPWKKIQLMPLSLLSKLLMVSPDARISIADIQKDRWFTHGVRDPLISGGNKPLRSDVGLASRSSSDDRMQFSSSQPDLAAGGLEALLIAQPRSQVCFSQPTKLEHMLLGSQLLCTPGASQSPWQRLVRRMTRFFTTVNAEASLSSLKDTCEGLALGFKLTCTKQVTVSTLDKRNNKLIFKVYLLDMNQWVMLDFRLSKGDGLEFKRLFVKIKQKLGDIVSTQKILLPLS, from the exons ATGGTGGTCCCGTTCGTGCAGGACTGGGACGTGGTTCAGACTCTGGGAGAAGGAGCCTACGGAGA AGTGAGGCTGCTGGTAAACAGACAGACGGAGGAAGCTGTTGCTCTGAAGGTGATCGGCACCTCACAGGCCAAAGACTGCAATGAAAATGTCAGGAAGGAAGTTTGCATCCACAAG ATGCTCAGCCATCCCAACATTGTTCGT TTTTTTGGCCACCGGAAGGAAGGACCGACGGTCTACCTCTTCCTGGAGTACTGCTCGGGAGGAGAGCTGTTTGACAGAATCG AGCCCGATGTGGGGATGTCGGAGACGGACGCTCACAGGTTTTTCCAGCAGCTGATATCGGCGGTG GAATACCTCCACAGTGTTGGCATCACCCACAGAGACATCAAACCAGAAAACATTTTGCTGAATGACAAA G atgACCTGAAGCTGTCAGACTTTGGCCTGGCCACCGTGTTCCGCTTCCGAGGCAACGAGCGTCTCCTGAATCGACTCTGTGGAACTTTGCCGTACGTGGCTCCAGAGCTTCTCAGCCAGACGGAGTACAAAGCTCAGCCTGCTGATATCTGGGCTTGTGGGATCGTCCTCACTGCCATGCTGGCCGGAG AGCTGCCGTGGGACCAGCCCACTGAGAGCTGCCAGGAGTATTCAGACTGGCTTCAGAAGAAAACATACCTGACTCCTTGGAAGAAAATACAGCTGATGCCTCTTA GTTTGTTGTCTAAATTACTGATGGTGAGCCCAGATGCACGTATCTCCATTGCGGACATACAGAAAGACCGCTGGTTCACTCACG gtgTGAGGGATCCTTTGATCTCAGGGGGGAACAAACCTCTCCGATCTGATGTGGGACTCGCATCCCGCTCCAGCAG TGACGACAGGATGCAGTTTTCCAGCTCTCAGCCTGATCTGGCTGCAGGCGGACTAGAAGCCTTATTAATTGCTCAACCCAGGAGTCAGGTTTGCTTCTCACAGCCGACCAAACTGGAGCACATGTTACTGGGTAGTCAGCTCCTCTGCACGCCAGGAGCCAGCCAG TCACCCTGGCAGAGATTGGTGCGAAGAATGACGCGTTTCTTCACCACAGTCAATGCCGAGGCCTCCTTATCTTCCCTGAAAGACACTTGTGAAGGCCTGGCACTGGGCTTCAAACTTACCTGCACCAAGCAG GTGACGGTGAGCACGCTGGACAAGCGCAACAACAAACTCATCTTCAAAGTTTATCTGCTGGACATGAATCAGTGGGTAATGCTGGACTTCAGGCTGTCGAAG GGCGATGGTTTAGAGTTCAAGCGCCTTTTTGTGAAGATAAAACAGAAGCTGGGCGACATCGTCAGCACTCAGAAGATTTTGCTTCCCCTCAGCTGA
- the layna gene encoding layilin, whose translation MDLLTIVFHLLLSCFESSSATTLITADIFEARGQRVCKAGKGKPCYKLAYFSELRRRLNFMEAELACRRDGGQLLSVESASEQKIIEQLITELRPTDGDFWIGLRRGNGEGDNSSDCSSQYYWLDGSKSTFRNWHWDEPSCGYEVCVVMYHQPSAPQGQGGPYMFQWNDDNCETKSNFICKYTAEKPQEPSPSPNSTLTGIRPSPVLPWKPSGHARGTVVNLVYIIIPTIPLILLLLTVTGVCCFKLLGKRRRKQQQKSEVCQTDPAHCPSPAPTDVYNIIRSQKDDDLVSARPNTKNTSFLCSSPDTPTGDYDNLGGRDTESGFVTLASTESCFLNFDLNDLSLGRRGARDFYDSSLGRPAKRELNDRSLGRTGQREFYERSLGRRTTKSEHYGPSVYVDHGLYDSSIRAGSDIYDTKLRPGAPSAKADLYQTYVTSSKDSYQTSLGTYANRKSYQATLDYYRNGLTLDGGSRYFNEQEWISKANY comes from the exons ATGGACCTGCTGACCATCGTCTTCCATCTCCTGCTTTCATGTTTTGAGTCGTCTTCAGCGACGACCCTGATTACAG CGGACATATTTGAAGCCAGAG gtcaGCGTGTGTGCAAGGCAGGAAAGGGAAAGCCATGCTACAAGCTGGCCTATTTCTCGGAGCTGCGCAGGAGGCTGAACTTCATGGAGGCCGAGCTGGCCTGCAGGCGGGACGGCGGCCAGCTGCTGAGCGTGGAGTCCGCGTCCGAGCAGAAGATCATAGAGCAGCTCATCACGGAGCTGCGCCCGACCGACGGAGACTTCTGGATTGGTCTCCGGCGAGGCAACGGCGAGGGGGACAACAGCTCGGACTGCTCCTCGCAGTATTACTGGCTGGATGGAAGCAAGTCCACATTCAG GAACTGGCACTGGGACGAGCCGTCGTGTGGCTACGAGGTGTGTGTGGTCATGTACCACCAGCCGTCGGCCCCCCAAGGTCAGGGGGGGCCCTACATGTTCCAGTGGAACGACGACAACTGTGAAACCAAGAGCAACTTCATCTGCAAGTACACTGCAG AGAAGCCGCAGGAGCCCTCGCCCTCTCCCAACTCCACGCTGACAG GTATCCGTCCGTCGCCTGTCTTGCCGTGGAAGCCGAGCGGCCATGCCAGAGGAACAG TTGTGAATTTGGTGTACATCATCATTCCCACCATCcccctcatcctgctgctgctgacagtgaCGGGAGTCTGCTGCTTCAAGCTGCTCGGCAAACG aaggcgaaagcagcagcagaagtcaGAAGTGTGCCAGACAGACCCGGCACACTGTCCCAGTCCGGCACCAACTGACGTCTACAACATAATCCGCTCGCAGAAAGACGACGACCTGGTCTCGGCTCGCCCGAACACCAAGAACACCTCCTTCCTGTGCTCCTCGCCCGATACGCCCACCGGCGACTACGACAACCTCGGGGGTCGGGACACGGAGAGCGGCTTCGTGACGCTGGCCAGCACGGAGAGCTGCTTCCTCAACTTTGACCTCAACGACCTGAGCCTTGGGCGCCGCGGCGCCCGTGACTTCTACGACTCCAGCTTGGGACGGCCGGCGAAGAGGGAGCTGAACGACCGCAGCCTGGGACGCACTGGGCAGAGGGAGTTTTACGAGAGGAGCCTCGGCCGGCGCACCACGAAGAGCGAGCACTACGGCCCCAGCGTGTACGTCGACCACGGACTGTATGACTCCAGcatcagagcaggaagtgacatTTATGACACCAAGCTGAGGCCCGGAGCGCCTTCAGCAAAGGCTGATCTCTACCAGACATACGTCACCAGCAGCAAGGACTCCTACCAAACCAGTCTGGGAACTTATGCAAACCGAAAATCCTACCAAGCCACTTTGGATTACTACAGAAACGGCTTGACTCTGGACGGGGGAAGCAGATACTTCAACGAGCAGGAGTGGATAAGCAAAGCAAACTACTGA
- the LOC115395620 gene encoding mitochondrial import receptor subunit TOM40B, translating to MGSVLALSSNPGHQNWPFSTDPPSSRWDAHPAHWDSPPRWERRDGRLPNPGSFHSLHRSCKEVFPQQIEGVKMIINKTLSSFFKVSHTLHLSAVSPSYYRFHVEHLQSDDCSKDKDAPALIGEMDSSGSLNAHALLHLTERVRARTVFQTQQSQFVTWQFETEYRGNDFTAAMTVANPDILRESVILVAHFLQSVSSGLVLGGELVYHRGRAEEGGILTLAGQYSRPNWVATLNAGKGGAHASYYHRANKQIQVGVEFEASTRTQETTTSFGYQMELPEANMVFRGMINSRCIIGGVLEKRLSPLPATLIMGAFVNHRGDKLQVGLGVNVG from the exons ATGGGCAGCGTTCTGGCTTTGTCTTCCAATCCGGGCCATCAGAACTGGCCTTTCTCCACCGACCCCCCTTCATCCCGCTGGGACGCACATCCTGCTCATTGGGACAGTCCGCCGCGCTGGGAGAGGCGGGATGGCCGCCTACCAAACCCAGGCAGCTTTCACTCCCTCCACAGAAGCTGCAAAG AAGTTTTTCCACAACAGATTGAAGGTGTCAAGATGATCATCAATAAAACTCTAAGCAGCTTCTTCAAG GTCAGTCACACGCTTCACCTCAGCGCTGTCAGTCCTTCATATTATCGATTCCATGTGGAGCATCTGCAGTCTGATGACTGCAGCAAGGACAAG GATGCCCCAGCTCTGATCGGTGAGATGGACTCTTCAGGTAGTCTGAATGCTCATGCTCTGCTTCATCTCACTGAACGTGTACGAGCCAGGACGGTGTTCCAG ACCCAACAGTCGCAGTTTGTAACGTGGCAGTTTGAAACTGAGTACCGAGGGAATGACTTTACTGCTGCGATGACAGTAGCCAACCCCGACATCCTCAGAGAGTCAG TTATCCTTGTGGCACATTTCCTGCAGAGTGTGTCCTCTGGCCTGGTGCTCGGGGGCGAACTTGTTTACCATCGTGgaagagcagaggaaggaggaattcTGACTTTGGCAGGACAGTATTCAA GACCAAACTGGGTAGCGACGTTGAATGCGGGGAAAGGAGGTGCTCATGCCAGCTACTATCACAGAGCCAACAAACAG attcaagttggTGTGGAGTTTGAAGCGAGCACCAGGACTCAGGAGACCACGACATCATTTGGATACCAGATGGAACTCCCTGAGGCCAACATGGTGTTTCGAG GGATGATAAACAGCCGCTGTATAATCGGAGGCGTGCTGGAGAAGCGCCTGAGCCCGCTGCCTGCCACCCTAATCATGGGCGCCTTTGTAAATCACAGAGGCGACAAGCTGCAAGTGGGCCTCGGCGTGAACGTCGGATAA
- the alg9 gene encoding alpha-1,2-mannosyltransferase ALG9: MAAKALRQRTRRGSRQDGNNVNVPSEARAPKEEKVSDDSKTTETRQESISRGGQVWAPEGSTAFKCLLSARFCAALLSNISDCDETFNYWEPMHYLLYGTGMQTWEYSPLYAIRSYAYLWLHALPACLHAHVLQTNKVLVFYFVRCVLAFSCCVCELYFYKAVCKKFGLHVGRLMLAFLVLSTGMFCSSAAFLPSSFCMYTTLVAMTGWFQDSTPLAVLGVAAGAIVGWPFSALIGVPIAFDLLVLKRQWKSFILWSAVALLLLLVPLVAVDSFFYGKMVVAPLNILLYNVFTPHGPDLYGTEPWHFYFVNGILNFNLVFALALFSLPLTALMETLLHRFNVQNLGRPYWLTLSPMYLWMLVFFTRPHKEERFLFPIYPLICLSGAVALSSLQKCYHFLFQRYRLEHYTVSSNWLALSAVVVFTVVSLSRSVALFRGYHAPLDLYPEFHRIAKDPTLHSVPEGRPVSVCVGKEWYRFPSSFLLPHSWQLQFIQSEFKGQLPQPYASGPQATQTIPANMNDQNLEEPSRYTDLKQCHYLVDLDTDEETALEPRYSANKEDWIVVAFKPFLQASRSSPLFRAFYIPFISDHHTTYKRYVILKPRRQKQPRKRPHG; encoded by the exons ATGGCGGCTAAAGCGCTCCGACAGCGCACCAGGCGAGGCAGCAGACAGGATGGGAACAACGTGAACGTCCCCTCCGAAGCTCGGGCCCCTAAAGAGGAGAAAGTCAGCGATGACAGTAAGACCACAGAGACTCGCCAAGA GTCGATAAGTCGAGGAGGGCAGGTATGGGCTCCAGAAGGTTCCACTGCATTCAAATGCCTGCTCTCTGCTCGCTTCTGCGCAGCTCTGCTGAGCAACATCTCAGACTGCGACGAGACGTTCAACTACTGGGAGCCT atgCACTACCTGCTTTATGGCACAGGGATGCAGACATGGGAGTACTCTCCTCTGTACGCCATCAGGTCCTACGCTTACTTATGGCTCCACGCGCTTCCTGCTTGTCTGCACGCCCACGTTCTCCAGACAAACAAG GTGTTGGTGTTCTACTTTGTGCGATGTGTCTTAGCGTTCTCCTGCTGTGTCTGTGAGCTCTATTTCTACAA GGCTGTTTGTAAGAAGTTTGGCTTACATGTGGGCCGCCTGATGTTGGCATTCCTTGTGCTGAGCACAGGCATGTTCTGCTCATCCGCAG CGTTCCTACCTTCATCTTTCTGCATGTACACGACCCTGGTGGCGATGACGGGTTGGTTCCAGGACTCCACACCGTTAGCTGTTTTGGGCGTAGCTGCCGGTGCCATCGTGGGATGGCCATTCTCTGCTTTGATTGG TGTACCGATTGCTTTTGACCTGCTGGTGCTGAAGAGGCAGTGGAAAAGTTTCATCCTCTGGTCTGCTGTggctctgctcctgctgctg GTGCCCCTGGTGGCAGTGGACTCTTTCTTTTATGGCAAAATGGTCGTAGCTCCTCTTAATATTCTTCTCTATAATGTATTCACACCGCATGGTCCTGATCTGTATG GCACAGAGCCGTGGCATTTCTACTTTGTCAACGGGATCCTGAATTTCAACCTGGTGTTCGCTCTGGCCCTGTTTTCTCTGCCGCTCACTGCACTCATGGAAACCCTGTTGCACCGGTTCAACG TGCAGAACCTGGGCCGTCCCTACTGGCTCACTCTGTCTCCCATGTATCTGTGGATGTTGGTTTTCTTCACTCGACCTCATAAAGAGGAACGCTTCCTCTTCCCAATTTACCCTCTCATCTGCCTCAGCGGGGCGGTAGCCCTGTCCTCCTTACAG AAATGctaccacttcctgttccagcgGTACCGACTGGAGCACTATACCGTCTCATCCAACTGGTTAGCTCTCAGTGCAGTGGTGGTCTTCACGGTGGTGTCGCTGTCTCGCTCTGTTGCTCTCTTCAGAG GCTACCATGCCCCCCTGGACCTTTACCCCGAGTTTCACCGTATCGCCAAGGATCCGACGTTACACTCGGTCCCTGAAGGCAGGcccgtcagtgtgtgtgtcggtaAAGAGTGGTACCGCTTTCCAAGCAGCTTCCTCCTTCCACATAG CTGGCAGCTGCAGTTCATTCAGTCTGAGTTTAAGGGGCAGCTGCCTCAGCCGTACGCCTCCGGTCCTCAGGCCACGCAGACGATCCCCGCCAACATGAACGACCAGAACCTGGAGGAGCCTTCCAGATAT ACGGATTTAAAGCAGTGCCATTACCTGGTGGACCTCGACACCGACGAAGAGACGGCGCTCGAGCCTCGTTACTCAGCCAACAAGGAGGACTGGATCGTTGTAGCTTTCAAGCCTTTCCTGCAAGCGTCACG GTCGTCCCCGCTCTTCAGAGCGTTCTACATCCCGTTCATATCAGACCATCACACCACCTACAAGCGCTACGTCATCTTGAAACCACGGCGTCAAAAGCAGCCTCGTAAACGTCCCCAcgggtga